In Candidatus Liberibacter africanus PTSAPSY, the genomic stretch ATTTACCCAACTTCAACCAAAAACCCATTAGTTTATTCCTCCAATATTCAAGCTGAAGTCACCAAGTTTCTCTAAGTGTGTGCTTTTGATGTCGTGTTCATCCGTTCGAACGACCAGCATCCAAAGAACCGTTTCACCTTGATCCTCGCTTACAGCAGAACTAAGAGAAACAATCTTAATTCCTTCCCCTAAAAGTTTATGAACATGCCAAGATCCAATGGCTTTAAAATCTTCATGAACACTACAGCATAAAAGCTCATTATTATTATTAAGCACCCATAAAAGAGAATTAGGATCTTCTTGATAAACCATTTGTTTTACTCGGTAGGTAAAAAGGTGACTAACGTATTGCGTGAGTTCTAAAAATCGAAAACCTTGCTCACTTGCACCGCCTAAACGCTTAATCTTTCGTCCCGCCCCTTGCACAAAAAGCAACTCATCTCTAATAGTCAAAGGAGGAGCATCGTAAACACCAATCCCTGCTAATCGTCTTGAAACCAGATTAAAACCTCTCTCAAAATCAAGAATAACAATCCATAATGAGGTATCCGTTCCAACAACAAGCCCCTTTTCCATCGGTCTAAACCAACGGATCTCAGACATAGCGTCATCCGTTATCGCAACAGACAGAGCTTTGCGATAATCAAGGTTACCCTCAATCGTATCAGGGCTAAAATCATTAAAAGTGTTGTATCCAGAAAGATAAAGTGACTGTGGATCATACTCAGAACCAGAAAAACACAACCTATTGTTATAAAAAGATACATGAGCAGGATATCCTTCGTTTTCTCCCCATGCACTCAAATTCCAAAAAGAGGTTTCACTTTCATCAGTTACACAAAAATCCTTGTGAAGGCGGATCACAGCACTCTTTTTTCCATTAACTGCGACGATTTCCCCCCAAACATAATAAGGAGTTCGGTATTTTCCCCCTGTGCCAAGTATGGGCTTGCCGTCCTTACCAGTGCTTAATTCTTGCGAAGAAGCGATAACTTTCCATGTAACTTTGCCATCTTTAATATACGTATCTCTCGGGTTGTCTTTCCATTCATCTCCCGATACTCCGCCTGTGATACTCTGATAGACCTTGCCAAACATCTCGATAAAGGCATTCTCAGGATATAAAGTCTTTTCTTTCCAATTCTTTGGAAGCCACCCAAGACGAAGCATTCGCCCGACATCACTTTCCTTAAATAAAGGAGATGTAGATTTAACAGTCATTTTCCCTTTACGTGTTGAGGGTAAGGGATCAATGTACAATTTAGCATCGTGCTTTTTCCCATTAACTTGACACCGCCCCAACCATGGAGGAGGCTCAAAGACCATCGGTTTAAAAATAACATCATCGGCGGTGAACTCTATTTGATAAGGAGGATAACGAGAGTGAACTAAAACGATAAGATCCCCCATACGGGCAAAATCTAGATGCTCCACATCATAAGCATGATAGGGTGTATCATAAGGGCGGACATATTGCGGTGGTTTTATTCCATTAACCGTCGCAATCATCATCTTCTTCTGACCAAAAACGAACAAAGCAGTCTTATCACCTCCTAGCGCAAAGGAAATTATCCGACGGGATTTAGGAGGGATACGAAGTGAACTGTAGCAATGATTTGAAGGTCTCCGCACCAAAGACCCATCAGATAACACAATAGTATTAAGAGCCTGCGACAATCCTTGTGCGTAAATATCACGATCACTACACGATTGAAGTACCTGAGGCGAAACTTCTCCACCTGCAAAAGAACGCTTTGTAAAAGCTATATTAGCCATCTTGATACGACCTCTCTTCAGGAATTTCTATACCATCCATGTCAATAGCAGTCGCTAAAACTCTATCGCTTTCGCCTTTCAAATAAGATCGCAATTGATCATCCGAGATTAAAGGTGGACAAAGTTCACTCGCCAGTTTTAAGGCAAACGCCTCTTGATAGAGAGGATCACAATCTTCTAGCGAAACTTCCTCAATATACTTAATGGCTAGGGGACGAGAAGACCTAACTTTGACAACGATACAATCTCCCTCTAATGCTCCTACCCTATCTATTTTAAGGACTTTAAGACATTTATTAGGAAGACCATAACGATCCTCCTCGCCCACTATTGGATCTAAAGCAGACAAACAAGCAGTTTTCGTCGCAAAACTCCATGCAAAAGAGCGAAGTAAGCTTTGATGAAGCGGGCGGAGAAGACGCTGACAATAGTCCGCTTTAATCCCCCCCTCACTGAAATCTTTTAGGGGAGTTAGCCCAATCTTCAACAACGCCCAATTGCATACCTCAAGTTCAGTCATTATTTAGCCCTAGCAACTTCTGAAAGGGTTTTGTGGACAGGAGCTGTTGCTTTTGATGCCTCTTCCTTGATTCTCGCTATAGTTTCAGTGCTTTTTGGTACTTCCAAACAAACAATCTTGTTAGGCTCAAGACGAGATGCACCCATAGACGCTTCTACCAAAATCTGTTGAGCATTGTTATGGGTTGGCAATCTGTCATACGTCGTGTTGAGAGACTCCCACATCCCAAACTGAACCGAAGATGCACACCACATCGGGCAATAGTAGTTCTTTTCAGTGTCCGTGCCGTCTATCGTAATGTGCTTAGGAAATTGAGGATCTCCGAGAACTTTCTTGTAGAGAAGAATTTCAACACCTGCAAGATGGCGAACACGACCCGCGTCTAAATTAGCCTGCCCAACATAGTCCCTATTAACAACTTCCTCTATATCAAATAAGCCTCTATACACCGTAGGGGGTACAGCAAGAATAATACGCTCACGATCAATATCAACGCCTTTCTCAGCTAACCAAACTATCCCGTCTAATATCAAACCCGCTAAGGTGTCTTTCAGTGCTGTTTTAGCACTCGCAGTCGCAGAAATCGGAGGAAGTCTAAGTACGTTGCTTTTAGGAAAGTATTCTGGAGTCCCCCCGTCTCTCCCTGTCATGTTCTTGCCCAGCATCCCTTCCATAATGACGGAATCTTGGTAACGCTTAAAAGCAAAAATCGCAGATTTAGCATAAGAAATAAAAGGGTCAATGCTTTGTCTTAGGTGAATAAAAGGATTGACCACTTCAGCCCACGTCGCAGTCTCAAAACTAATCCAACGTCTCTCTTGTTTTGTGGCGTTGTATCGGGTTTCTGGTAAAGTGACGTCGCTATCAACCTTGTAAACTTCAGTGGGACTAAAAACCTGCAAATTCGCTATTTTGTCCCCATGATAGGATTTAGTTTGAACACGAGGGCTTAAAAGGGACTGCTCTTGCTGAAGCCCTAAAACTACCGTTTCCTCAAATCCGATGATATCGGCGGTTTTCTGTTGTGATAATGTAGACATAGTATCGTTTCTCCTTTAAATGTCTAAGGTTTGTTTGCCTTGATAGTAGCGTAATCCATCATTCTCTTTTGGGCGTCTAAATCTCCATCGAGTAGTTTCTTTAAAAACCCATCTTCGCTCATAAAGTCTCTTGCTTTCGAACTCAATGATCCTCCTCGTGATCCCTCCTGTCGTGTAAAAGTATCTCCGACAGAGGACTCCTTATTCATCTGAGCATACACATCAAAAAACTTAAATGTCTTCTTAAATCCCCATGTAGAAACCAGTGATTGTACATCAGCGTCTTCAATATTCATATCTTTAAAATACCGATATATGGCTCGTTTTCTTTCAGAGTACTCCGCACCCAACTCTGACTTTAAGACACTCGTATCCTCCTCTAACGCCTTCTGCAGTCTCTCTAAAGATTGCGTCTTGTTCATCTCACCGTGAGCAACAAGTCGATCTATAACTTTCTGTGCCGTCTTGGAATCAATGCCCGCTTCCTTAAAAGCCTCACAATGAGCTTTAACCTCTTCTTCCGAAACAAAATCAGGACAGTTTAGAGTATAGTCTTCACTAGGTGGTTTGGATTCTTCAGCTTCTTCAGCTGATGGTGAACTTGAGAAAGGATTAATGCCTTGCGGATCAGAGTGTACCGTTTCTTCCTTCAAAGATGGCGTATTAGCCACTTCTGGTCTTTCTACTTCAGTCGCTACCGGTATTGGAGCAGGTGTTGTTAACTTATCGATACCATCTGTCATTATTCATTCCTTATTATCGTGGGTTATCAGAGTACATTTGTACTACTTGTTCAAAACTAAGTCCTAAATTGGAGGCTATACGAACCGCCATAGCTCGTTTGCCCTCACGGTGAGCAAGAATTAGTGAATGTTCAGTGTCATGAGAGGATAAAAGCCCACCTTCAATCATCAAATCTGTCAAAACGAAACGACCTTCAGGAGTGGCAAAAATGCTTTTATACGATCGAAGCCTTCGCTCGTCTTCTTCCAGTTTTTCGGCTAAAACAATAGGATCAACGGTGTAGCCACGGGAGAAAACTTTGTTTTTAATCGTCTCCGCAAGCCTCATAAAATCAATCATAGCTATTCTCCATCATGTCCCGCTCAAGCTTCTTCTCCGCAACCCTACCCGCTACTTTAGCCCCTACTTCTATGCCCATTTGTTGAGCCTGCTGTTGGGACTGTTGCTCTTGCATGTTTTCCATTTGAACTCTCCTTTTTTGGCGGATCTCCTCCACTTCAGTGCTATCACGGATAAGGATAGAAGGGGTGTTGCTCGCCCACAAAGCAAAACGGGAAACCTTATCAA encodes the following:
- a CDS encoding phage capsid protein; the encoded protein is MSTLSQQKTADIIGFEETVVLGLQQEQSLLSPRVQTKSYHGDKIANLQVFSPTEVYKVDSDVTLPETRYNATKQERRWISFETATWAEVVNPFIHLRQSIDPFISYAKSAIFAFKRYQDSVIMEGMLGKNMTGRDGGTPEYFPKSNVLRLPPISATASAKTALKDTLAGLILDGIVWLAEKGVDIDRERIILAVPPTVYRGLFDIEEVVNRDYVGQANLDAGRVRHLAGVEILLYKKVLGDPQFPKHITIDGTDTEKNYYCPMWCASSVQFGMWESLNTTYDRLPTHNNAQQILVEASMGASRLEPNKIVCLEVPKSTETIARIKEEASKATAPVHKTLSEVARAK